AGTAACAACTCTTACATCAACGCCCGCCTGACATAATGCTTTAGGCAGAGAACCCGCCACATCGCCAAGCCCGCCGACCTTCGAGAAGGGTGCAAGCTCTGTCGATACAAATAAAACTTTTATTCCACTACCGTTTTTAACAGCCATTTACTACTATTACATTCCTTTCACTGCAAAAATTACATGCCCCTGAAGTCGATAGAATACGCTTTTGCTGCATACTCTCTGACGACTCTGTGTGTGTTGAAGAAACTTGCGTCAAGGGCGATAGTATGCCTCATCATATCAACCCACTTGTCATGATTATTGTAGTACGTGGGGATAACTTTTTTCTCTAATTTTTCGTAGAGATCTATTGCGTCAAGATTTTCATCATAATGCGCGTCTGCCTGAGTCTCCGTAGGTTCCGGGCCGATTGACCAGCCTGTAACGTCTTCGATCCAACCTTCAATCCACCAACCGTCAAGCACTGAGAAATTCATAATGCCGTTCATTGCGCATTTCATTCCGCTTGTGCCGCTTGCTTCTCTGGGTCTCATGGGAGTATTGAGCCAAACGTCAACGCCTTGAGTCAAAAGCGACGCAATTTCCATATTGTAATTATCAATAAATATAATTGGAATATCTTCGCCGAATTCACGTCCGGCCTTGCGAATTTTCTGCAATAATTTTTTGCCGCCGTCATCGTGGGGGTGAGATTTGCCCGCGAAAATAAATTGTACTTTACCGCCTGCAATTTTCTTGAGTCTCGCTACATCAGTTAATAATAAATCAGCGCGCTTGTATGTTGCTGCACGTCTTGCAAAGCCCAGAGTCAATTTATTCGGGTCTAACTGTACGCCGTTTGTCTCTAAGACTCTTGCAAATAATCTCATCTTTGAAGCCTGATGTGCTGCCCATAATTCTTCTTTTGGAATCGTCAGAGCCTGAACGAGTCTGCCCGGATCTAATTCCCAACCGGGTATGTGCTTATTATAAAGTTTGCGGACTCCTGAACTTATCCATGTTGTAGGGTGAATGCCGTTAGTTATCCAGTCTACAGTTTCCATATTGAACATTGCATTACTTACTTCTGCGTGCTTCTTCGCGACTCCGTTTACGTAACGGCTGTAACGCAAGCCCAATTCAGTCATTGATACACCGGGCATATTCGGCATCATGCGTCTAATAGTTGCGAGTGCGTCATCGGGGAAGACCTGATCAATTAATCCAAACTCGAAATAATCATGTCCTGCAGGTACGGGAGTATGAGTCGTAAATACAACCTGTTCGCGAATTCTGTCGGGATCATAATAACCAAGTTCGCGCATTAATTCGAGAGTTAAGAATCCTGCGTGGCCTTCATTAAGGTGGAACGTGTCAATATTCATATAGCCAAGTGCACGGAGCATTCTCAAGCCTCCGACACCTAAAATAAATTCTTGGCAGAGTCTATAACGATTGTCGCCGCCGTAGAGATACCAGCAAAGTTTTCTGTCATCCGGGTGGTTAGGCTCGAAATCTGTATCAAGGAAATAAATCGGTAACGGATAACCAGTCGCGCCGATGCACTCATAGACCCAGACACCAACTTGAATTTCACGACCTTGAATCGTTATAGATATTCTGTTAGGTAATAGAGTCAATTCTTTCGATGGATCCCAGACAACGGGCTTTTCTTTCTGCCAATCGTCCTGATTAAATTCTTGAACAAAATAACCTTTGCGATATAAGAGCGTTACTCCGGCCATAGGGACTCCGAGATCAGCGGCACTCTTGAGAATATCGCCCGCTAAGACGCCAAGTCCTCCGGAATAAGTAGGAATCGACTCTTTTAGTCCGACTTCCATTGAGAAGTAGGCTACAGGTCGGAAGGCGGGATCATTTTCCATCAGCGTGCGGAGAGAATTTCCGAGATCGCTTCTGTGTAGTCTTTGTATCATGTAAATTAATTAGCTCCTTTCCGGTTTGTTAAAAGCAGACGGGCGAAATGATGTAGATTTTTACTCCCGGCTACAATTATCACGCAAAAAATTTCGTCTTTGTCAATCATATTATTGATAGTTTCGTCTGGTCATTATCTCATAAAACAAAGATTTTTGCGATAAAATGAATGCGTGAATAAATTTTTATTTGTCCGCGCGAGTCAGCCTCTCGAACACGTTAAATTATACAAAATTTTTTTGTGAATGAGTGTATGATAAATTTTTGTTGCGATAAAAAAATTTTTTTCTCCGTGAATATTTATGAATGCACAAATGAGTTAACGTTTTTGTAGTTGTAAATGTAGTTGTAAAAAATTTCTCTCTGACATGAAATTATTGCGTGAAAAGTTTATTGGAAAAATTATATCATGATTCATCAGAGTCTGCGAAAAAGTGCGGATAATTCAGTTACAAGCAATAAAACGAGAGAGCCTGCAAATCACTTAACAGACTCCAACGCGCAAAAATAAATAATTCACTCCCAATGTGCGTGAATACCTTGACTCGGCCGCCAAGCTGCAAATAGTGCGTATACTAACATTTTTGATTCTATCGTCTTCCTGATGAATCTTCAGCCATTCCATTTTATGAATATATCAATGCTATGTTTTCGGCCGTCTAAATTATATTTTTTCCCATTTCCTCAATTAAGAGTGCTACAAAGATAGACTCTCGTACAGCAAAAATAATCGTGCAGACTCCGACAAATTAATGACCTCATTTATATTACTCGCCGAACCTGTAAATATTTTTCCCCGCCGAAAATCTGCCATAAAATCGTCTATCGTTCTGGGCATAGCTTTTTTTTTCGCAGAGCAATAATTATTACAAAACTAGCGATTGTTAATATTTCTGACAAAACAAAGGCTGTCCATACTTCTATATCACCGTAGACCATGCCGAAAATTAATCCAAGCAGACAGACAAATAATAAATTTTCCAAGAATGATGACATATAAGTCATTTTCAGGACATTGACTCGCAAATAATATTTCTGAAATAGCGTATAAGGGCAAGTACCAAATATAAATTCTAAGTGCTGTAACCGCTGCTGTAAAAACTTTTACGTCTTCAACGATAAATAGACTCACAAAAAAGGGGGCTGCCCAGCAAGTTATAACAGCTGTTAATAAAGTTATAAGCAGACTTTCAATGAGTGAAATTTTTAATAGACTTTGCAGAGAATCTTTATCGCGCTCTCCGGAAAAAACGCCGGACATCGTGAGTGCAAAAATATTGTTCAACGAGTTAAGGACAGCAAATGACGCTATAGCCGTTAAATGTGTTGTCATAAGCAAAATATGATTGAGGAAAAAATTTGTATCGCCTTGAACAAACGATCCGCCGCCAATGCCAGCCATGAAACATAAAACGGACACAATTGCAGCCTGCATAGGAAGAAATAACAAAAGCGGAAGTCCCGGAGAAATTCCCCGCAGATAATCAGCAGACAAAGCGACAATTTCACCACTGCCGCCCAGTCAAACAGCAATATTTTCAGAGTAACAAAACAAGCCCGCTACTATGAATGATAACGGATGATTACAACACCATTCACTGTAGGCCGTGAGCATATCTTCTCATTCTGTAAAATTAATGCTGTCTTGAAATAATTGCGCCGGAAAACTTCCCGGAGCTGGCATAAGACGGTGAATATTTCGCGCTAAATCTGCACACTGGGGTATAAGTTCTTCAAGGCGTGAAGACAATTTCACGGACACTTCTTTCACGATTAGTAATTTGTCAAAGCCGGTCATACGCAAAATTTCATCTATGTCACGTGAGTCATTGAGGCCATTATTTTATTTTGTATTTCCGGCGTATTCAAAAAGTGTGCAGGCTTTATTTGATACGGTGCGGTTTGTTCACGATAACGGCGTAAATCACGATACAACAAATGCGTTTGCTGCATATTCCATAAAATTTTACAGTGGGAATCGTAATTGTTATTCTCCTGCTGCAAAAATGTGTCAAGTGAATCGGCTATAATTTCAGCTGATGTGTTGTGCAATTCCGTTAGCTCAATAGGTTCCAAAAGAATCGTTCATCTGCATAGAAGGCAAAATCTGCAACATTAAGCCCGTATTTGTCAGCTGTCTTGATTATGGCTTGATAAATGTCTCCTACATTAACTGACTGACCGACAAGAGCCGCTGATGTCATGAATTTAATGTAATGCCGCCGGTATATTTCCGCAATAGTCCGTATAAACACAGAATGAGTCATCACCGAAAGCTATTATTCTCTTCAGACTCGGCCAAACTCTTGACAAAACTTTTGAATCGAATCCCGCACTAAATGCACGCATTAATTTGTCGGCTCTTTCTTTATCGCCGATTAAATGTCCTCTCATGCGCCAACGTCCAATGCAAATGTAATTTCTCCACGTTCTATATCGT
This portion of the Synergistaceae bacterium genome encodes:
- the glgP gene encoding alpha-glucan family phosphorylase translates to MIQRLHRSDLGNSLRTLMENDPAFRPVAYFSMEVGLKESIPTYSGGLGVLAGDILKSAADLGVPMAGVTLLYRKGYFVQEFNQDDWQKEKPVVWDPSKELTLLPNRISITIQGREIQVGVWVYECIGATGYPLPIYFLDTDFEPNHPDDRKLCWYLYGGDNRYRLCQEFILGVGGLRMLRALGYMNIDTFHLNEGHAGFLTLELMRELGYYDPDRIREQVVFTTHTPVPAGHDYFEFGLIDQVFPDDALATIRRMMPNMPGVSMTELGLRYSRYVNGVAKKHAEVSNAMFNMETVDWITNGIHPTTWISSGVRKLYNKHIPGWELDPGRLVQALTIPKEELWAAHQASKMRLFARVLETNGVQLDPNKLTLGFARRAATYKRADLLLTDVARLKKIAGGKVQFIFAGKSHPHDDGGKKLLQKIRKAGREFGEDIPIIFIDNYNMEIASLLTQGVDVWLNTPMRPREASGTSGMKCAMNGIMNFSVLDGWWIEGWIEDVTGWSIGPEPTETQADAHYDENLDAIDLYEKLEKKVIPTYYNNHDKWVDMMRHTIALDASFFNTHRVVREYAAKAYSIDFRGM